AAAATTTGCTTGTAAAAATAATAGTAGAAATACAATTATTAGACTTATTTTGATTTTTTTTATTTTGAGCACGATTTCCTCCTTTATTACTTTTTTGATTTAATTATAAAGTTTATCTCTATCCTAATTTTTATTTTGAATTCTTAAAATATTTTTGTCAAGGCTTATTTAAGTAGTAAATATTTTTAGTTAAATTGTATAAAAAACTATTTTAAAAAAAACTTGGCCTCCTAATTTAATTGTATAAAAAAAATATTTAAAAAAAAACTTGACATAGCATTTAATCGTATGTTATTCATGTCTCAACATTAAAACAATGTTTACATTAGTTTGGTTAATTAACTAAATACAACAAAATTTTTTGAGGAGGGGTAAAATGAAAGAAGAATTAAAAGATCAAGAATTAGAAAAAGTAGCAGGCGGTAAAGGTGGCGGAACAGTTGGAGAAGAAACCAGCACAAATAACACCTATACATGTAATGATAACAGAGGTATTGGAACACGAGTTTCTGTTAATACTTCTCTCTAATTTAAAGAAATTATATTATAGTGCAAAAAGGCTGTCTTATAAAGGCAGCCTTTTTTATTTGTAAATGAGTCCTCAATCTTATGGATTTATCGTAAACTAAATCTTTGGCTTTCCACAAAGCTTAAATCAGCTTGAATATCGTAAAAATTTACTATTTCATCCTTAAAATCAACTATAGCAATACATGGATTTTCTTCATGCTTAATCGTTCCAGCATTTATTATAGTTAGATTTCCAAATGAACGAACCATCCTTCTATGGGTATGTCCATTTATTACAAAACGAAATCTATTTGATTTTATAAGCTCTTGCAATTCAAAATTTGAATCAATTCCATATCCAAAATCATCGGGCGTAACCTTTATCATATCATGTTTATCAATACCATGGCAGAGAAGTAACTGCCCTTTTATTGTATTAAACTCCTTTGTGATTGGTAAATTAGCAATAAAATCATAAGCATGTTTATTTATTGATTCAGGTTGAGTCGCATTAGAAAGACACCTCATGCTCTTGTCCAAAAACCAACGCTCATGATTACCCCTAATTGTTACTACACTATGATTATTCAATAATTCACAGCATCTATCAATATCACCTTTTCCATCAATAATATCTCCAACTGAAACTATAAGTTCCAGTTCAAAATCTATGAAAAAATTTAATGCCGCCTCCAAAAATAGGGATTCACCATGAATATCGCCGATTATCCCTATATTGTTTAAATGATTAGTTCTCATTTTTTATTACGTTTTTTTCAAAAAATTGTTTTTAATAAAATTAATTGTATGCAGTATTATATTAAAGTATTATTTGAAAAATAAATTAAGATTTATTGTAAAGTCAATTTTGTAGTTGTATTTATTATGATTGAATTTTTCAAGATTAAAAAAAATAAAGGATTGATGTT
The nucleotide sequence above comes from Desulfobacterales bacterium. Encoded proteins:
- a CDS encoding metallophosphoesterase, with protein sequence MRTNHLNNIGIIGDIHGESLFLEAALNFFIDFELELIVSVGDIIDGKGDIDRCCELLNNHSVVTIRGNHERWFLDKSMRCLSNATQPESINKHAYDFIANLPITKEFNTIKGQLLLCHGIDKHDMIKVTPDDFGYGIDSNFELQELIKSNRFRFVINGHTHRRMVRSFGNLTIINAGTIKHEENPCIAIVDFKDEIVNFYDIQADLSFVESQRFSLR